Proteins encoded by one window of Cervus canadensis isolate Bull #8, Minnesota chromosome 18, ASM1932006v1, whole genome shotgun sequence:
- the SHKBP1 gene encoding SH3KBP1-binding protein 1 isoform X1: MAAAAPAVDGVPGRGPPGEVIHLNVGGKRFSTSRQTLTWIPDSFFSSLLSGRISTLKDETGAIFIDRDPTVFAPILNFLRTKELDPRGVHGSSLLHEAQFYGLTPLVRRLQLLEELDRSSCGNVLFNGYLPPPVFPVKRRNRHSLVGPQQAGGRPAPVRRSNTMPPNLGNAGLLGRMLDEKSPPSPSGLPEEPGMVRLVCGHHNWIAVAYTQFLVCYRLKEASGWQLVFSSPRLDWPIERLALTARVLGGALGEHDKMVAAATGSEILLWALQPEGGGSEIGVFHLGVPVEALFFVGNQLIATSHTGRIGVWNAVTKHWQVQEVQPITSYDAAGSFLLLGCNNGSIYYVDVQKFPLRMKDNDLLVSELYRDPAEDGVTALSVYLTPKTSDSGNWIEIAYGTSSGGVRVIVQHPETVGSGPQLFQTFTVHRSPVTKIMLSEKHLISVCADSNHVRTWSVTRFRGMISTQPGSTPLASFKILALESADGHGGCSAGNDIGPYGERDDQQVFIQKVVPSASQLFVRLSSTGQRVCSVRSVDGSPTTAFTVLECEGSRRLGSRPRRYLLTGQANGSLAMWDLTTAMDGLGQAPAGGLTEEELMEQLEQCDLAPLASSRGSLPSPSPRTSLTSLHSAFSNTSLSSRRGSPSPPQAEARRRGGGSFVERCQELVRSGPEPRRPPTPAPRPSSGLGAPLAPPKMKLNETSF, encoded by the exons ATGGCGGCCGCGGCCCCTGCAGTCGACGGGGTCCCAGGTCGAGGGCCTCCTGGAGAGGTGATTCATTTGAATGTGGGAGGCAAGAG ATTCAGTACCTCTCGCCAGACTCTCACCTGGATCCCAGACTccttcttctccag TCTTCTGAGCGGACGCATCtcgacactgaaagatgagacCGGAGCC ATCTTCATCGACAGGGACCCCACCGTCTTCGCTCCCATCCTCAACTTCCTGCGcaccaaagagttggaccctaG GGGTGTCCACGGTTCCAGTCTCCTCCACGAAGCCCAGTTCTATGGGCTGACTCCTCTGG TTCGTCGTCTACAGCTTCTTGAAGAGTTGGATCGATCTTCTTGTGGAAACGTCCTCTTTAATGGTTACCTGCCTCCACCAG TGTTCCCGGTGAAGCGGCGGAACCGGCACAGCCTGGTGGGGCCCCAGCAAGCAGGGGGTCGCCCAGCCCCTGTCCGACGGAGCAACACGATGCCCCCCAACCTGGGCAATGCAGGGCTGCTGGGCCGAATGCTGGATGAGAAATCCCCTCCCTCCCCGTCGG GGCTACCTGAGGAGCCGGGGATGGTGCGCCTGGTGTGTGGACACCACAACTGGATCGCCGTGGCCTATACCCAGTTTCTTGTCTGCTATAG GCTGAAGGAAGCCTCCGGCTGGCAGCTGGTATTCTCCAGTCCCCGCCTGGACTGGCCCATTGAGCGCCTGGCACTCACAGCCCGGGTGCTTGGTGGGGCCTTGGGAGAGCATGACAAGATGGTGGCAGCAGCCACGGGCAGCGAGATCCTGCTGTGGGCTCTGCAGCCGGAAGGCGGTGGCTCTGAGATAG GAGTCTTCCACCTGGGGGTGCCTGTGGAGGCCTTGTTCTTCGTTGGGAACCAGCTCATCGCCACAAGCCACACAGGGCGCATCGGCGTGTGGAATGCTGTCACCAAGCACTGGCAG gtccAGGAGGTGCAACCCATCACCAGTTATGATGCTGcaggctccttcctcctcctgggcTGCAACAACGGCTCCATCTACTACGTGG ATGTGCAGAAATTCCCCCTGCGCATGAAGGACAACGACCTCCTGGTCAGCGAGCTCTACCGGGACCCGGCGGAGGACGGGGTCACAGCCCTGAGCGTCTACCTCACCCCCAAGACCA GCGACAGTGGGAACTGGATTGAGATCGCCTACGGCACCAGCTCAGGGGGCGTGCGGGTCATTGTGCAGCACCCCGAGACAGTGGGCTCGGGGCCTCAGCTCTTCCAGACCTTCACCGTGCACCGCAGCCCTGTCACCAAGATCATGCTCTCGGAGAAGCACCTCATCTCGG TTTGTGCCGACAGCAACCACGTGCGGACATGGTCTGTGACTCGCTTCCGCGGCATGATTTCCACCCAGCCTGGTTCCACCCCACTCGCTTCCTTCAAGATCCTGGCGTTGGAGTCGGCCGACGGGCATGGCGGCTGCAGTGCTGGCAATGACATCG GCCCCTACGGCGAGCGAGATGACCAGCAAGTGTTCATTCAGAAGGTGGTGCCAAGTGCCAGCCAGCTGTTCGTGCGTCTTTCATCCACTGGTCAGCG GGTGTGTTCCGTGCGGTCCGTGGACGGCTCACCCACCACCGCCTTCACAGTGCTGGAGTGTGAGGGCTCCCGGAGGCTTGGCTCCCGGCCCCGGCGCTACCTGCTCACCGGCCAGGCCAACGGCAGCCTGGCCATGTGGGACCTGACCACCGCCATGGACGGCCTCGGCCAGGCCCCTG CAGGGGGCCTGACAGAGGAAGAGCTGATGGAACAGCTGGAACAGTGTGACCTAGCCCCGCtggcttcctccaggggctctctCCCCAGCCCTTCACCCCGGACCTCTCTCACCAG TCTCCACTCAGCCTTCAGCAACACCTCCCTGTCCAGCCGTCGGGGGAGCCCAAGCCCCCCACAGGCTGAGGCCCGGCGCCGCGGGGGAGGCAGCTTTGTGGAACGCTGCCAGGAACTGGTGCGGAGCGGACCGGAGCCCCGGCGGCCACCAACACCAGCCCCCCGGCCCTCCTCGGGTCTCGGAGCTCCCCTTGCGCCCCCCAAGATGAAGCTCAATGAAACTTCCTTCTGA
- the SHKBP1 gene encoding SH3KBP1-binding protein 1 isoform X2 — MAAAAPAVDGVPGRGPPGEVIHLNVGGKRFSTSRQTLTWIPDSFFSSLLSGRISTLKDETGAIFIDRDPTVFAPILNFLRTKELDPRGVHGSSLLHEAQFYGLTPLVRRLQLLEELDRSSCGNVLFNGYLPPPVFPVKRRNRHSLVGPQQAGGRPAPVRRSNTMPPNLGNAGLLGRMLDEKSPPSPSGLPEEPGMVRLVCGHHNWIAVAYTQFLVCYRLKEASGWQLVFSSPRLDWPIERLALTARVLGGALGEHDKMVAAATGSEILLWALQPEGGGSEIGVFHLGVPVEALFFVGNQLIATSHTGRIGVWNAVTKHWQVQEVQPITSYDAAGSFLLLGCNNGSIYYVDVQKFPLRMKDNDLLVSELYRDPAEDGVTALSVYLTPKTSDSGNWIEIAYGTSSGGVRVIVQHPETVGSGPQLFQTFTVHRSPVTKIMLSEKHLISVCADSNHVRTWSVTRFRGMISTQPGSTPLASFKILALESADGHGGCSAGNDIGPYGERDDQQVFIQKVVPSASQLFVRLSSTGQRVCSVRSVDGSPTTAFTVLECEGSRRLGSRPRRYLLTGQANGSLAMWDLTTAMDGLGQAPGGLTEEELMEQLEQCDLAPLASSRGSLPSPSPRTSLTSLHSAFSNTSLSSRRGSPSPPQAEARRRGGGSFVERCQELVRSGPEPRRPPTPAPRPSSGLGAPLAPPKMKLNETSF; from the exons ATGGCGGCCGCGGCCCCTGCAGTCGACGGGGTCCCAGGTCGAGGGCCTCCTGGAGAGGTGATTCATTTGAATGTGGGAGGCAAGAG ATTCAGTACCTCTCGCCAGACTCTCACCTGGATCCCAGACTccttcttctccag TCTTCTGAGCGGACGCATCtcgacactgaaagatgagacCGGAGCC ATCTTCATCGACAGGGACCCCACCGTCTTCGCTCCCATCCTCAACTTCCTGCGcaccaaagagttggaccctaG GGGTGTCCACGGTTCCAGTCTCCTCCACGAAGCCCAGTTCTATGGGCTGACTCCTCTGG TTCGTCGTCTACAGCTTCTTGAAGAGTTGGATCGATCTTCTTGTGGAAACGTCCTCTTTAATGGTTACCTGCCTCCACCAG TGTTCCCGGTGAAGCGGCGGAACCGGCACAGCCTGGTGGGGCCCCAGCAAGCAGGGGGTCGCCCAGCCCCTGTCCGACGGAGCAACACGATGCCCCCCAACCTGGGCAATGCAGGGCTGCTGGGCCGAATGCTGGATGAGAAATCCCCTCCCTCCCCGTCGG GGCTACCTGAGGAGCCGGGGATGGTGCGCCTGGTGTGTGGACACCACAACTGGATCGCCGTGGCCTATACCCAGTTTCTTGTCTGCTATAG GCTGAAGGAAGCCTCCGGCTGGCAGCTGGTATTCTCCAGTCCCCGCCTGGACTGGCCCATTGAGCGCCTGGCACTCACAGCCCGGGTGCTTGGTGGGGCCTTGGGAGAGCATGACAAGATGGTGGCAGCAGCCACGGGCAGCGAGATCCTGCTGTGGGCTCTGCAGCCGGAAGGCGGTGGCTCTGAGATAG GAGTCTTCCACCTGGGGGTGCCTGTGGAGGCCTTGTTCTTCGTTGGGAACCAGCTCATCGCCACAAGCCACACAGGGCGCATCGGCGTGTGGAATGCTGTCACCAAGCACTGGCAG gtccAGGAGGTGCAACCCATCACCAGTTATGATGCTGcaggctccttcctcctcctgggcTGCAACAACGGCTCCATCTACTACGTGG ATGTGCAGAAATTCCCCCTGCGCATGAAGGACAACGACCTCCTGGTCAGCGAGCTCTACCGGGACCCGGCGGAGGACGGGGTCACAGCCCTGAGCGTCTACCTCACCCCCAAGACCA GCGACAGTGGGAACTGGATTGAGATCGCCTACGGCACCAGCTCAGGGGGCGTGCGGGTCATTGTGCAGCACCCCGAGACAGTGGGCTCGGGGCCTCAGCTCTTCCAGACCTTCACCGTGCACCGCAGCCCTGTCACCAAGATCATGCTCTCGGAGAAGCACCTCATCTCGG TTTGTGCCGACAGCAACCACGTGCGGACATGGTCTGTGACTCGCTTCCGCGGCATGATTTCCACCCAGCCTGGTTCCACCCCACTCGCTTCCTTCAAGATCCTGGCGTTGGAGTCGGCCGACGGGCATGGCGGCTGCAGTGCTGGCAATGACATCG GCCCCTACGGCGAGCGAGATGACCAGCAAGTGTTCATTCAGAAGGTGGTGCCAAGTGCCAGCCAGCTGTTCGTGCGTCTTTCATCCACTGGTCAGCG GGTGTGTTCCGTGCGGTCCGTGGACGGCTCACCCACCACCGCCTTCACAGTGCTGGAGTGTGAGGGCTCCCGGAGGCTTGGCTCCCGGCCCCGGCGCTACCTGCTCACCGGCCAGGCCAACGGCAGCCTGGCCATGTGGGACCTGACCACCGCCATGGACGGCCTCGGCCAGGCCCCTG GGGGCCTGACAGAGGAAGAGCTGATGGAACAGCTGGAACAGTGTGACCTAGCCCCGCtggcttcctccaggggctctctCCCCAGCCCTTCACCCCGGACCTCTCTCACCAG TCTCCACTCAGCCTTCAGCAACACCTCCCTGTCCAGCCGTCGGGGGAGCCCAAGCCCCCCACAGGCTGAGGCCCGGCGCCGCGGGGGAGGCAGCTTTGTGGAACGCTGCCAGGAACTGGTGCGGAGCGGACCGGAGCCCCGGCGGCCACCAACACCAGCCCCCCGGCCCTCCTCGGGTCTCGGAGCTCCCCTTGCGCCCCCCAAGATGAAGCTCAATGAAACTTCCTTCTGA